A portion of the Kazachstania africana CBS 2517 chromosome 2, complete genome genome contains these proteins:
- the KAFR0B00100 gene encoding Zn(II)2Cys6 transcription factor domain-containing protein — MKSCVFCRKRKLKCDKTKPVCGQCTKRKLPKCVYVESYNFDLREDDLFSGLPNLKLLERIQELESLFRTVCHSSPTMEDSDIISAKHDVSNYLIINSDDKRMIRYGLTSYMNGIQGPDDYFVREFRGIWESVIKVYEDIERTANDAKHFVDFIPLAVSESVLNSLCSSLPNYNDMKTGIKDFFNNPLHEMTSFLDEEKIFEEFDKYFLYGATNSTNATQLTLYQILVPENNNIFKIAIILQVYCFARPKMVPSMIASFLEMVSNSNGSFGVEKAQFLLLRYFYKSFYEKRNFWDNSDDILYTVSTLINCCTTIGLYDVDKWYFGMQASVGDINCLKHPFYWALLVDVTTSIHYGKPLCISSTYLHLGRVFDQNVNIDATDKKNERRSRILKLFLRLSVNYIDQLSNMRLIYLNELINEYLRFVEEHFLPLKFYTNLEYALVVDKYDVFFLSHVLGILTSLYHLKIKYLTGTSISTINEFLKTSLISISLCTATIIAPCNAPLALRSSRDEDLQTLYLNHSLYLVSPLTLRTIHQAYDVALLLITTVQGTQFNESAERLSFFENLTSDKGEAFSSLFVTRTFESILNKLMEPESQDSSKTLRQSQYLISILLFAATWKATFTRMAKAASVARQRIQDEKMGLETFSFKDLVFSIYNENFKLSREAEFRTIIKEVID, encoded by the coding sequence ATGAAGTCATGTGTATTTTGCAGAAAAAGGAAGCTCAAATGTGACAAAACCAAGCCAGTGTGCGGGCAGTGtacaaagagaaaattgCCTAAATGTGTTTATGTAGAGAGTTATAATTTTGACCTAAGAGAAGATGATCTCTTTAGTGGACTACCTAATTTAAAATTACTGGAAAGAATCCAGGAACTTGAGTCTCTTTTCCGCACAGTCTGCCATTCTTCACCAACCATGGAAGATTCTGATATAATCTCAGCCAAGCATGATGTATCAAACTACCTAATTATCAATTCAGATGATAAACGGATGATCCGATATGGTTTAACGTCATATATGAATGGAATACAGGGTCCTGATGACTACTTTGTAAGAGAGTTTCGAGGCATATGGGAAAGTGTGATTAAAGTatatgaagatattgaacGTACCGCTAATGATGCCAAACATTTTGTGGACTTTATTCCATTAGCTGTTTCTGAAAGTGTTCTCAATTCTTTATGCAGCTCTTTACCGAATTATAATGATATGAAGACAGGAATAAAagactttttcaataatccACTTCATGAAATGACGTCCTTTCTagatgaagagaaaatttttgaggaatttgataaatacTTTTTATATGGCGCTACAAATAGTACAAATGCTACCCAGTTAAcactttatcaaattttagtgccagaaaataataatatattcaagATCGCAATAATTCTTCAGGTCTATTGTTTTGCACGTCCTAAGATGGTACCATCAATGATTGCAAGTTTTTTGGAAATGGTGTCAAACTCAAATGGTTCTTTTGGAGTTGAAAAAGCACAGTTCTTGCTACTGcgttatttttataaatcCTTCTAcgaaaagagaaatttttgggATAATTCAGATGATATTTTGTATACAGTTTCTACCTTAATCAATTGCTGTACGACAATCGGGTTATATGATGTAGATAAGTGGTATTTTGGCATGCAAGCTTCTGTTGGTGATATAAATTGCCTAAAACATCCATTTTATTGGGCTCTATTGGTGGATGTTACTACATCCATTCACTATGGTAAGCCATTATGTATATCTTCCACATACCTTCATTTAGGTAGAGTATTTGACCAAAATGTTAATATTGATGCAACTGACAAGaagaatgaaagaagaagcaggATATTAAAACTATTTTTAAGGCTTTCTGTGAACTATATCGATCAGCTTTCCAACATGCGTTTGATTTACCTGAACGAACTAATAAATGAATATCTTCGGTTTGTAGAGGAGCATTTTTTACCACTCAAATTTTATACAAATCTGGAATATGCACTAGTTGTGGATAAGTATGACGTGTTTTTTCTCTCACACGTGCTAGGAATACTGACATCCCTATATCACCTTAAAATAAAGTATCTCACCGGCACCTCCATATCCACTATTAATGAGTTTCTTAAAACCTcattaatatcaatatcgCTGTGTACTGCCACTATTATAGCGCCATGTAATGCGCCTTTGGCACTTCGCTCATCTAGGGATGAAGATCTGCAAACACTTTATCTTAATCATAGCTTATATTTAGTATCCCCATTAACGTTACGCACAATACATCAGGCATACGATGTAGCTCTTTTACTCATCACAACTGTTCAAGGAACgcaattcaatgaatctGCTGAGAGGCTGTCTTTTTTCGAAAATCTAACCTCAGACAAAGGAGAAGCATTCTCTTCTCTCTTTGTCACACGTACGTTTGAatcaatattgaataaattaatggAGCCTGAGTCACAAGATTCGAGTAAGACTCTGCGGCAATCTCAGTATTTGATATCTATTCTCTTATTTGCAGCGACGTGGAAAGCAACGTTCACTCGTATGGCCAAAGCTGCGTCAGTTGCACGACAAAGGATccaagatgaaaaaatggGTCTTGAAACATTTTCCTTCAAAGATTTAGTATTTTCTATTTACAACGAGAACTTCAAATTGTCCCGTGAAGCTGAATTTCGGACGATTATTAAAGAGGTTATCGATTAA
- the KAFR0B00110 gene encoding zinc-binding alcohol dehydrogenase family protein: MSGGLLIHLLRPLPLNGANCPIKDDEIWIQQNWNILINLENTILFSMKAIKSLGKKAVIKSDAPLPRLEVGQVLLRTIAVSGNPVDWKNVEFQWSADHATLGCDVIGEIIKFGPDVDTSDFHIGDVISSYVHGSSLRSPENGAFAEYVAVDTKLSMHLPRKLNFSDSEHISEGPVTTYEGAASISTSWYTAGALLFHHFNLKYTTPREPQNSFPILIWGGTTAVGQALIQLIRTFNGYSKIVVTASKKNEKLLKKYGADDVFDYHDPEVIAKIKAKYTDFRHLIDCVSSKETIHQVYECSSDNGEATLLNLLMLSQDAIRPEIRKSNVKVDYTILYSAFGVDVKFSDWVIPADQSYRKSLIEFVKVINRLFLDGTLHHIPIKVYKNGLEGMIEIMDDLKYGRNSAEKLVAVMPH; encoded by the coding sequence ATGAGTGGAGGCCTCTTAATACATCTTTTGAGACCTCTGCCTTTGAACGGAGCAAACTGTCCTATAAAGGACGATGAAATTTGGATTCAgcaaaattggaatataCTCATAAACTTAGAAAACACAATATTATTCTCGATGAAGGCAATTAAAAGCTTAGGTAAAAAGGCAGTTATCAAATCAGACGCTCCTTTGCCAAGGTTGGAAGTTGGACAGGTTCTTCTAAGAACAATAGCAGTGAGTGGCAATCCAGTTGATTGGAAAAACGTGGAGTTCCAATGGAGTGCAGATCACGCAACATTAGGCTGTGATGTTATTGgtgaaattatcaaattcgGTCCAGATGTGGACACTTCAGATTTCCATATTGGGGATGTTATATCTTCTTACGTTCATGGTTCTTCTCTAAGGAGCCCAGAGAATGGTGCTTTTGCAGAATACGTTGCTGTAGATACAAAATTGTCAATGCATCTTCCAAGAAAGCTGAATTTCAGTGACTCAGAACATATCTCAGAAGGTCCAGTTACTACCTATGAAGGGGCTGCTAGTATTAGCACTTCGTGGTATACTGCAGGCGCGTTACTATTCCACCATTTTAATCTAAAGTATACGACACCTAGGGAGCCACAAAATTCTTTCCCAATCTTGATTTGGGGGGGAACCACTGCTGTTGGTCAGGCATTGATTCAGTTAATTCGCACATTTAACGGCTATAGCAAAATTGTTGTTACTGcatcaaagaaaaatgagaaaTTACTGAAAAAATACGGTGCAGATGATGTCTTTGATTATCACGATCCTGAAGTTATTGCTAAGATCAAAGCCAAGTATACTGATTTCAGACACCTAATTGATTGTGTCTCAAGTAAAGAAACTATCCATCAAGTTTACGAGTGCTCTTCAGACAACGGAGAAGCAACTCTTCTCAACCTGTTAATGTTATCTCAGGATGCTATCAGACCTGAAATCAGAAAATCTAATGTCAAAGTAGACTATACTATCCTTTACTCTGCATTTGGTGTAGATGTCAAATTCAGTGACTGGGTAATTCCAGCTGATCAGAGTTATAGAAAATCACTCATCGAATTCGTTAAAGTTATTAATAGACTTTTTCTGGATGGAACACTTCATCATATACCAATAAAGGTCTATAAAAACGGTCTAGAAGGCATGATTGAAATCATGGATGATTTAAAATATGGAAGAAATTCTGCCGAAAAGTTGGTCGCGGTAATGCCTCATTAG
- the KAFR0B00113 gene encoding uncharacterized protein → MVSSDIDPARKLEIFKEFEDPLSSTRVIFGTKLIPNGLNWSLVDVMVLVDCSVITVAWLQIVGRIRTIELVIKLVPGDKRQRNDNSAENLKLKNMDMNLCPTMNVSTFYGLENKGHELCCNENHKRDAKKIVELSNFLKHVHTEDEVDRATSEYIMPLNCSKLEILFLVYLMEL, encoded by the coding sequence ATGGTGTCTTCTGATATCGATCCTGCAAGGAAGCTTGAGatcttcaaagaattcGAGGATCCTCTATCTTCTACGAGAGTCATCTTTGGTACTAAACTGATACCAAATGGTTTAAATTGGTCATTGGTTGATGTGATGGTATTGGTTGATTGTTCTGTGATCACCGTTGCTTGGTTGCAAATAGTTGGGAGGATCAGAACAATTGAGTTAGTTATTAAGTTGGTCCCAGGTGACAAACGTCAGCGCAATGACAACAGCgctgaaaatttgaagctgaaaaatatggaCATGAATCTGTGTCCTACAATGAACGTTTCTACGTTTTATGGGTTGGAGAACAAAGGGCATGAGTTATGCTGTAACGAAAACCACAAGAGAGATGCGAAAAAGATTGTTGAattgtcaaattttttgaaacatgTTCACACCGAGGATGAAGTTGATCGCGCAACCAGTGAGTATATTATGCCGCTGAATTGTAGCAAGCTTGAAATACTCTTTTTGGTGTATCTAATggaactttga